A stretch of the Uranotaenia lowii strain MFRU-FL chromosome 3, ASM2978415v1, whole genome shotgun sequence genome encodes the following:
- the LOC129752864 gene encoding UDP-glucosyltransferase 2-like, which produces MNSKLIVFITFLVKFSLSANVLILSGVPAPSHSLWFKHLAHSLALKGHNVTVLCPDIERKPPTNVSYIHLENLYSAFYNSSQPNLPYFFHLHELNPLVVLEQVNEFSIKCCKLSLISEGFHQLLNYPKDYKFDVVIADYMNGGCVATAIMHRFRNPPLVPAVPYNTLSTSTPLIGSFVYSSMVPNYVFDVTQEMSFWQRAKNFVYDSYDLYLKMNYVNPQLDVHLRKLFPRAPSTKELSKHVKLLLINANHLIEYQEPMMPSVVPVGGMHIKKPDPLPADLQQIVSNATNGFVLFSLGSNARSEHLGQERIRAILVAMKSFPKVQFIWKFESDESSLPIPLPENVFIRPWLPQQDLLAQSNARLFITHSGLLSIQEAIWYGVPIIGIPLFTDQFRNINYCESAGIAKRLSVPDLTNSTKFVETMRETLEVPSYLNKMKRLSRMFRDQPEHPMDRAVWWVEWVIRNPDAKLQSKATTMGWLQKYQYDVLLSFILALVVVLFVIVVSIHRIYRSCDQVLHKQKVD; this is translated from the coding sequence GTTCAAACATTTGGCACATTCTCTGGCGCTCAAAGGACACAACGTTACGGTCCTATGTCCCGACATAGAAAGAAAACCACCGACGAATGTGTCCTACATCCATCTTGAGAACTTGTACTCTGCATTCTACAATTCATCTCAACCTAATCTACCATATTTCTTCCATCTGCATGAGTTGAACCCTCTTGTTGTTCTGGAGCAAGTGAAcgaattttctatcaaatgttGCAAGCTGAGTTTGATTTCGGAAGGATTCCATCAGTTACTAAACTATCCCAAGGATTACAAGTTCGACGTCGTAATAGCCGATTACATGAATGGGGGTTGTGTCGCTACAGCCATAATGCACAGATTCCGGAATCCACCGCTTGTTCCGGCAGTTCCCTACAACACCTTATCAACTTCGACGCCACTGATCGGATCCTTCGTTTACTCTTCAATGGTACCAAATTACGTGTTCGATGTTACCCAGGAAATGTCTTTTTGGCAAAGAGCGAAAAATTTTGTCTACGATTCGTACGACTTATACCTAAAAATGAACTACGTCAATCCTCAGCTGGATGTTCATTTGAGAAAATTGTTCCCAAGAGCGCCCAGCACGAAAGAGCTGTCCAAGCATGTGAAACTTTTACTGATCAATGCAAATCATCTCATCGAATACCAAGAACCGATGATGCCAAGTGTGGTTCCGGTTGGTGGAATGCATATCAAGAAACCAGATCCCCTTCCTGCAGACCTTCAACAAATAGTTTCCAACGCAACAAACGGATTTGTTCTATTCAGTCTGGGATCCAACGCCAGAAGTGAGCACTTAGGCCAAGAACGGATCCGCGCCATTCTTGTCGCCATGAAGTCCTTCCCAAAGGTACAATTCATATGGAAGTTTGAATCCGATGAATCATCGTTACCTATCCCGCTTCCGGAAAATGTATTCATTAGACCATGGCTTCCGCAACAAGACCTCCTGGCTCAATCAAACGCTAGACTGTTCATCACCCATAGTGGTCTACTCAGTATTCAAGAAGCCATTTGGTACGGAGTTCCGATCATAGGAATTCCTCTGTTTACCGATCAGTTCCGCAACATAAACTATTGCGAATCAGCTGGAATAGCGAAAAGGTTATCTGTTCCAGATTTGACAAACTCGACTAAATTTGTCGAAACAATGCGAGAAACGCTCGAAGTCCCAAGTTATCTAAACAAAATGAAACGATTATCGAGGATGTTCCGCGATCAACCTGAACATCCAATGGATCGAGCTGTTTGGTGGGTAGAGTGGGTCATCCGGAATCCCGACGCGAAACTTCAGTCGAAGGCAACCACCATGGGTTGGCTGCAGAAGTATCAATATGATGTTCTTTTAAGTTTTATCCTAGCTTTAGTTGTAGTTTTGTTTGTAATTGTAGTAAGTATTCACAGGATCTACCGAAGTTGTGACCAAGTGTTACATAAACAAAAAGTTGATTAG